Proteins encoded within one genomic window of Pseudorasbora parva isolate DD20220531a chromosome 3, ASM2467924v1, whole genome shotgun sequence:
- the sfrp1a gene encoding secreted frizzled-related protein 1a codes for MKSLAPLFLWRIIILIMSLVSLGQTSEYVYETWKAEMYNGGRIYDKPPQCVDIPDDLRLCHGVGYNQMLLPNLLEHETMAEVKQQAGSWVPLVHKNCHPGTQVFLCSLFAPVCLERPIYPCRWLCENVRDGCTPIMEAFGFPWPEMLTCDKFPQDDVCISAPNATEASKPTGVCPPCDNEMKTDVILEHMCASEFAIKTKVKEVKRENMDRKVILEKRKKTLKMGSLKKKDLKKLSLYLKNGADCPCTQLENLGNTYLIMGRKVDKQYLLTGIHKWDKSSKEFKKTMKKLKSHKCPAYENVFK; via the exons ATGAAGTCCCTTGCACCTTTGTTCCTTTGGCGGATCATCATCTTGATTATGTCACTTGTCTCATTGGGCCAGACATCTGAATATGTGTACGAAACCTGGAAGGCAGAGATGTACAACGGTGGCCGTATATACGACAAGCCTCCCCAGTGTGTGGACATCCCAGATGACCTGAGGCTCTGTCACGGTGTGGGCTACAACCAGATGCTGCTGCCAAACTTGCTGGAGCATGAGACTATGGCTGAGGTCAAGCAGCAAGCGGGGAGCTGGGTGCCCCTGGTGCACAAGAACTGCCACCCGGGAACTCAGGTATTCCTTTGCTCCCTTTTTGCCCCCGTGTGCCTAGAGAGGCCCATCTACCCATGCCGCTGGCTCTGCGAAAATGTTCGTGATGGCTGCACCCCCATCATGGAAGCATTTGGGTTTCCCTGGCCTGAGATGCTCACCTGCGACAAGTTTCCTCAAGATGATGTGTGCATCAGTGCGCCCAATGCCACAGAGGCCTCCAAGCCCACTG GAGTGTGTCCTCCTTGTGACAATGAAATGAAAACGGATGTGATTCTGGAGCACATGTGCGCCAGTGAATTTG CCATAAAGACTAAGGTCAAGGAGGTCAAACGGGAGAACATGGATCGCAAGGTGATTCTGGAGAAGAGGAAAAAAACCCTGAAAATGGGCTCTTTAAAGAAGAAAGACCTGAAGAAACTCAGTCTTTACCTGAAGAACGGAGCCGACTGCCCCTGCACGCAGCTAGAAAATCTCGGAAACACATACCTTATCATGGGACGCAAGGTGGACAAACAGTACCTACTCACCGGTATTCACAAGTGGGACAAATCCAGCAAAGAGTTCAAAAAGACCATGAAAAAACTCAAAAGCCACAAGTGCCCTGCTTATGAGAATGTcttcaaataa